A window from Nitrosopumilus adriaticus encodes these proteins:
- a CDS encoding Lrp/AsnC ligand binding domain-containing protein: protein MTDAYVMLNCELGSEEQIIEELKQIEQVVDVFETIGTHDMMVKLQAENFEKVREIVSWNIQKMKNVRSTATLIKKDN, encoded by the coding sequence ATGACTGATGCTTATGTTATGCTAAATTGCGAATTGGGTTCTGAAGAACAAATTATTGAAGAACTAAAACAGATAGAGCAAGTTGTCGATGTCTTTGAAACAATTGGAACTCATGACATGATGGTAAAATTACAAGCTGAGAATTTTGAAAAAGTACGTGAGATTGTTTCATGGAATATCCAAAAGATGAAAAATGTCCGCTCTACTGCAACTTTAATTAAAAAAGATAACTAG